A genomic region of Populus nigra chromosome 11, ddPopNigr1.1, whole genome shotgun sequence contains the following coding sequences:
- the LOC133668235 gene encoding protein SUPPRESSOR OF GENE SILENCING 3 gives MGSRGGGKPFGSGANTSLSSKGKNVAEASGPAVEQLSQGVADIGLDSVQDDGEWEVIAKKSKNRAGSSAAKPWGSQNTNNKAWGNPDVIQKLGMRNNGGSGRNPGNAWSTQPVDPRGPTGRGAARPQTFNRGMQSNYAAPQPVIRPPLEHGWSWQARAGATPLRSSEDQKKEENDEVKKENDDYDDKDDEDDGDSLDDTDDELLSEDFDSDTSQQSHETRKKSRWFKKFFDSLDSLSIEEVNEPARQWHCPACQGGPGAIDWYRGLQPLITHAKTKGSKRVKLHRELAELLDEELSRRGTSVIPAGEVFGKWKGLKDDEKDHEIVWPPMVIVMNTRLEQDDNDKWLGMGNQELLDYFSGYAAVKARHSYGPQGHRGMSILIFESSARGYLEAERLHKHFAEQGTDRNAWDRRRVLFYQGGKRQLYGYMALKEDLDLFNQHSQGKSRLKYELRSYHEMVVNQIRQMAEDNQQLIYLKNKVVKEQRHSEQLEKYCGIVAEKLRKTIEENRIVRQRTQMHHEQNKEELDFQEQFFKEQLQTIRDQREAKEEDFEKLQQDKRQQVKELNANPSNTEEYRSRVEKVEEFIELQDKEMEEYVAERDNLIEEHGEKMTAMKRRHLEEELEMEKEYDARLASLMKKYTPNQAEGSAKV, from the exons ATGGGTTCAAGGGGAGGTGGAAAGCCTTTTGGTTCTGGTGCAAATACGAGCTTATCATCCAAGGGAAAAAATGTAGCAGAAGCCTCTGGTCCTGCTGTTGAACAGTTGAGTCAGGGTGTGGCAGACATTGGTCTGGATTCTGTACAAGATGATGGGGAATGGGAGGTTATTGCAAAGAAGTCCAAGAACAGAGCTGGAAGCAGTGCTGCAAAACCCTGGGGTTCTCAGAACACTAATAACAAAGCATGGGGAAATCCTGATGTGATACAGAAGCTAGGCATGAGGAATAATGGTGGATCAGGAAGGAATCCTGGCAATGCCTGGTCAACACAGCCTGTTGATCCTAGGGGACCAACTGGCAGAGGAGCTGCAAGGCCTCAAACATTCAACAGGGGCATGCAGAGCAACTACGCAGCCCCACAACCTGTAATCCGTCCACCTCTGGAGCATGGATGGAGCTGGCAAGCTAGGGCTGGTGCTACTCCCCTGAGGAGTTCAGAAGatcagaaaaaagaagagaatgatGAGGTCAAGAAGGAAAATGATGATTATGATGacaaagatgatgaagatgatggcgACTCCTTAGATGATACTGATGATGAGCTTTTAAGCGAGGATTTTGACTCTGATACAAGTCAACAAAGTCATGAGACTCGCAAGAAGAGCAGATGGTTCAAGAAATTCTTTGATAGTTTGGATAGTTTGTCCATTGAAGAGGTAAATGAACCAGCAAGGCAGTGGCATTGTCCAGCATGTCAAGGTGGTCCTGGTGCTATTGACTGGTACAGAGGCCTGCAGCCCTTGATCACACATGccaaaacaaaaggatctaaaagGGTAAAGCTACATAGGGAGCTTGCAGAACTTTTAGATGAGGAGTTGAGCAGGAGGGGAACTTCAGTTATTCCAGCTGGTGAAGTGTTTGGCAAATGGAAAGGTTTAAAGGATGATGAGAAAGATCATGAAATTGTTTGGCCTCCAATGGTTATTGTTATGAATACTAGGCTTGAGCAGGATGACAATGATAAG TGGCTTGGAATGGGCAATCAAGAGCTTCTTGACTACTTCAGTGGATATGCTGCTGTGAAGGCTAGACACTCTTATGGTCCGCAGGGTCATCGTGGGATGAGTATTCTGATCTTTGAGAGCTCTGCACGGGGATATTTAGAAGCTGAGCGCTTGCATAAGCATTTTGCCGAGCAGGGAACTGATAGAAATGCTTGGGATCGTCGCCGGGTCTTATTCTATCAGGGTGGAAAGCGCCAGCTCTATGGTTACATGGCACTGAAGGAAGACTTGGACCTCTTCAATCAGCATTCTCagg GGAAGTCGAGGCTGAAATATGAATTGAGGTCATACCACGAGATGGTTGTCAACCAAATCAGGCAAATGGCTGAGGACAACCAGCAACTCATCTACCTGAAGAACAAGGTTGTTAAAGAACAAAGGCATTCAGaacaacttgaaaaatattgtgGAATAGTGGCTGAGAAGCTGCGGAAGACAATAGAAGAAAATCGCATTGTGAGGCAGAGAACCCAAATGCATCATGAACAGAACAAGGAAGAG TTGGATTTCCAAGAGCAATTTTTCAAGGAGCAACTCCAAACAATCCGTGATCAAAGAGAGGCAAAAGAAGAGGATTTTGAGAAACTGCAGCAGGATAAGCGGCAGCAGGTGAAGGAGTTAAATGCAAATCCTTCCAATACCGAGGAATATAGAAGCAG AGTGGAAAAAGTTGAGGAATTTATAGAGCTTCAAGACAAAGAGATGGAGGAGTATGTGGCTGAGAGGGATAACTTAATTGAAGAACATGGTGAGAAGATGACTGCAATGAAGCGGAGGCACTTGGAGGAAGAACTTGAAATGGAGAAAGAGTATGATGCTCGGCTAGCCAGCCTTATGAAGAAGTACACCCCAAACCAGGCGGAAGGCTCTGCCAAAGTCTGA
- the LOC133668712 gene encoding uncharacterized protein LOC133668712, whose amino-acid sequence MPPPTGPGGGGGTGGGEVGQQRQGQQQQQGVMGQTITGIIRMAVFWYFISKFISPKKAPTDPSILISNLFQKGESLDMWFYLSEHERFNDFSNEGALIWHETNIPYAVWGPESTRSLSLKYHPSEALKHNGSLYAHIFFAQSGYPPDPSDPEYQPLAAFGRTHPVVTYLPKSKSDKRKSLWGNSKDSEEVEAASQVVDDSQADSKDDGPVEWISYWKPNVTINLVDDFTKYPHNAVPPNIAPYLNVEPTSGNYFPTLFFNEFWLLRDKFIAINDTVTELTLNLEVGPISTTKWQLFLQIDQSFQVHRSYGSMLEGEADELKRVFLEGNPYLLVITMVVSMLHSVFDFLAFKNDIQFWNKNKSMEGLSAKSVVVSFISQLIVFLYLLDNDTSWMILGSSGIGCCIEFWKIGKAMHIEIDRSGKIPMLRFRDRESYAGNKTKEYDDIAMKYLSYVLFFLVACSSVYSLMYERHKSWYSWILSSLTSCVYMFGFIMMCPQLFINYKLKSVAHLPWRQMTYKFLNTIIDDLFAFVIKMPTLHRLSVFRDDLIFLIYLYQRWAYPVDKTRVNEFGFGGEDDQASSGEVTPAKEEEKKTN is encoded by the exons ATGCCGCCACCTACAGGaccaggaggaggaggaggaactgGTGGTGGTGAAGTAGGGCAACAGAGACAAggacagcaacaacaacaaggaGTGATGGGGCAAACAATAACAGGGATAATAAGGATGGCTgttttttggtatttcatctctAAATTCATCTCTCCCAAAAAAGCCCCCACTGACCCTTCCATCCTAATCTCCAATCTCTTCCAAAAAGGAGAGTCTTTG GATATGTGGTTCTATCTCTCCGAGCATGAAAGGTTTAATGACTTCTCTAATGAAGGCGCGCTTATTTGGCATGAAACTAATATACCTTATGCTGTTTGGGGACCAGAGAGTACAAGGTCTCTTTCTTTGAAATACCATCCATCTGAG GCATTGAAGCACAATGGTTCTCTTTATGCCCACATTTTCTTTGCACAATCTGGATATCCACCAGATCCCAGTGATCCTGAGTACCAGCCTCTTGCTGCCTTTGGAAGAACACATC CTGTTGTCACATACTTGCCCAAGTCAAAATCAGATAAAAGGAAGAGCCTGTGGGGGAATTCCAAAGACTCCGAGGAGGTTGAAGCAGCATCTCAG GTGGTTGATGATAGTCAAGCCGATTCTAAAGATGATGGCCCTGTAGAATGGATTTCTTATTGGAAACCTAATGTTACCATTAATCTAGTTGATGATTTCACAAA ATACCCCCATAATGCTGTACCTCCAAATATTGCTCCTT ACTTGAATGTTGAGCCTACTTCAGGGAATTACTTCCCCACCCTATTCTTCAACGAGTTCTGGCTGCTTCGAGATAAATTTATCGCAATTAATGATACTGTGACAGAATTGACACTTAATTTGGAGGTGGGTCCTATAAGCACGACAAAATGGCAGCTATTCCTGCAGATTGATCAGTCATTCCAGGTTCATCGTAGTTATGGAAGCATGCTTGAAGGCGAGGCTGATGAACTGAAG AGGGTGTTCTTGGAAGGAAATCCTTACCTCCTGGTGATCACAATGGTCGTTTCAATGCTTCATTCAGTGTTTGACTTCCTGGCATTCAAGAATG aTATTCAATTTTGGAACAAAAATAAGTCTATGGAAGGACTGTCTGCAAAGTCTGTTGTTGTGAGCTTTATATCTCAGCTCATTGTCTTTCTCTATCTGCTTGACAATGACACTTCATGGATGATACTTGGAAGTTCTGGGATTGGTTGCTGCATTGAGTTTTGGAAAATAGGGAAAGCTATGCACATAGAG ATTGATAGAAGTGGAAAAATCCCTATGTTAAGGTTCCGAGATCGCGAATCATATGCAGGGAATAAGACAAAGGAATATGATGACATTGCAATGAAGTATTTGTCCTATGTGCTCTTCTTCCTTGTTGCATGCTCTTCTGTTTACTCACTAATGTATGAGCGCCACAAGAGCTGGTATTCCTGGATTCTTTCTTCACTCACCAGCTGTGTGTACATGTTTG GTTTTATCATGATGTGCCCTCagttgtttataaattataagctgAAGTCTGTGGCACATCTCCCATGGAGGCAGATGACATACAAGTTCCTTAACACCATTATTGATGATCTTTTTGCATTTGTCATCAAAATGCCAACATTGCATCGGCTATCTGTCTTCCGAGATG ATCTTATATTTCTGATATACCTATATCAGAGGTGGGCGTATCCAGTGGACAAAACTCGTGTAAATGAATTTGGTTTTGGTGGTGAGGATGATCAGGCATCGTCTGGTGAAGTAACTCCTGcaaaagaggaagagaagaagacCAACTGA